From a region of the Lactuca sativa cultivar Salinas chromosome 4, Lsat_Salinas_v11, whole genome shotgun sequence genome:
- the LOC111906851 gene encoding inactive protein kinase SELMODRAFT_444075 — MTRERSMGKQEKDSNNVETVVVAVKASREIPKSALVWALTHVVQPGHCITLLVVMPSGKRLWGLPRFTGDCASRHWRSYLGKSDIADSCSQMILQLHNMYDPNKINVKIKTVSGLPYGAVALEAKQIQATWVVLDKKLKHEQKRCMEELQCNIVTIKKSRPKIIRLNLIGSPKNPPQANHMTNQSSKNLQKDKNYSPQFSPEALSLTEPGTSISSSDPGTSPFFIPIKENHELAESSSDSESENLSSSFSRRFQPWMIDILTSTSQFSQTSKSEHSETEFRGNVRDAISLSRSTPSFPPPLCSICQHKAPIFGKPPRWFTYEELEVATGGFSVNNFLAEGGFGSVHKGLLPDGQAVAVKQHKLASSQGDQEFCSEVEVLSCAQHRNVVMLIGFCMEDRRRLLVYEYVCNGSLDSHLYGRDRDALEWSARQKIALGAARGLRYLHEECRVGCIVHRDMRPNNILITHDFEPLVGDFGLARWQPDGDTEEETKVIGTFGYLAPEYAQSGQITEKADVYSFGVVLVELITGRKAVDLKRPKGQQCLAEWARPLLEQDAINDLIDPRLRNCYYSEHEVYCMMQAASLCIKRDPHLRPRMSQVLRMLEGDMMKGSGHVYDVGNRSGRIQIDQQRYNVGRMNDTLKGYGGKFLINPNRDCYWENDK, encoded by the exons ATGACTAGAGAAAGGAGCATGGGAAAGCAGGAGAAGGACTCAAATAATGTTGAAACAGTCGTTGTTGCTGTTAAAGCATCCAGGGAAATTCCAAAATCAGCTTTGGTTTGGGCTTTGACTCATGTGGTTCAACCTGGGCATTGCATTACATTGCTTGTTGTCATGCCTTcag GTAAAAGATTATGGGGTCTTCCAAGATTTACTGGAGATTGTGCTAGTCGCCATTGGAGGTCATATTTAGGAAAAAGTGATATAGCAGATTCCTGCTCCCAAATGATTCTTCAACTACATAACATGTATGATCCTAATAAG ATAAATGTGAAGATAAAAACAGTTTCTGGATTGCCATACGGAGCAGTTGCTCTAGAGGCCAAACAAATTCAGGCTACTTGGGTCGTATTAGACAA AAAATTGAAACATGAACAAAAGCGATGTATGGAAGAGTTGCAATGCAACATTGTGACAATCAAGAAATCACGCCCAAAAATTATTCGCCTCAATTTAATTGGATCACCCAAGAATCCACCTCAAGCAAACCATATGACAAATCAATCATCTAAAAACCTACAAAAAGACAAAAATTATTCGCCTCAATTTAGTCCCGAGGCATTATCTTTAACCGAACCCGGGACTTCAATTTCAAGTTCTGATCCAGGAACTTCACCATTTTTCATCCCTATAAAAGAAAATCACGAACTCGCTGAGTCGAGTTCAGACTCAGAGAGTGAGAAtctctcttcatctttctctagAAGGTTTCAACCATGGATGATTGACATCCTCACTTCAACCTCTCAATTCTCTCAAACTTCCAAAAGTGAACATTCTGAAACAGAATTTAGAGGTAATGTAAGAGATGCAATATCTTTATCAAGAAGCACCCCTTCTTTCCCACCTCCATTGTGTTCAATATGTCAACATAAGGCGCCTATTTTTGGAAAGCCTCCAAGGTGGTTTACTTATGAGGAACTTGAGGTTGCTACTGGAGGATTTTCTGTGAATAATTTTTTGGCTGAAGGAGGATTTGGATCTGTGCATAAAGGGTTGCTTCCAGATGGACAAGCTGTTGCTGTTAAACAACATAAACTTGCAAGTTCTCAAGGGGATCAAGAATTTTGTTCTGAAGTTGAAGTTTTAAGCTGTGCTCAACATCGAAATGTTGTTATGTTGATTGGATTCTGTATGGAGGATCGAAGGAGGTTGCTGGTTTATGAATATGTATGCAATGGCTCCCTGGATTCTCATCTTTATG GACGTGATCGGGATGCATTAGAATGGTCAGCACGCCAAAAAATAGCTCTGGGAGCCGCTAGAGGATTGCGGTATCTTCATGAAGAATGCAGAGTAGGTTGCATTGTTCATAGAGACATGCGCCCAAACAACATCCTCATCACCCATGATTTTGAACCTCTG GTTGGAGATTTTGGACTAGCAAGATGGCAGCCTGATGGAGACACAGAAGAAGAAACAAAAGTAATTGGAACATTTGG ATACTTAGCTCCAGAATATGCACAGAGTGGCCAGATCACTGAAAAAGCTGATGTGTATTCGTTTGGGGTTGTATTAGTTGAGCTTATTACAGGAAGAAAAGCAGTGGACCTTAAACGTCCTAAAGGCCAACAATGTCTCGCAGAGTGG GCACGTCCATTGTTGGAACAAGATGCCATAAATGACTTAATTGACCCTCGGCTGAGGAACTGTTATTATTCAGAACATGAGGTTTATTGCATGATGCAAGCTGCTTCTTTATGCATTAAACGGGATCCACATTTACGACCTCGCATGTCACAG GTGTTACGCATGTTGGAGGGGGACATGATGAAGGGATCTGGTCATGTGTATGATGTGGGGAACCGAAGTGGTAGGATTCAGATTGATCAACAAAGATATAATGTTGGTCGAATGAATGACACATTGAAAGGATATGGGGGAAAGTTTTTGATTAATCCAAATAGGGATTGTTATTGGGAAAATGATAAATAA